The following are encoded together in the Poseidonibacter lekithochrous genome:
- a CDS encoding BatD family protein encodes MIRFLIILITLVTISFSNVKIEIPSSIIKGESLLFAIEASGDDIIFPEIKEIDGFTVDVIQSYNSTNIINSRITKKIKKVYSLQPTSDITLPPLEFKIDDKLYITKIKEVKLVNAKKTKSELFDLTIKTNKNDVYVGEDIILTVVFKYKKHSQIVDLSFEQPNFNNFWFKQLNSSKQYEDGNFVVQELNFLLFPLKAGLLEITPMIIHTQMVDPRKSAYAMFSNGLSTFKVYSNALDLKAKDLPSGVDLIGDFDIEAKLDKTKVKKGESISYRLKVDGVGNIDDIKDIKLDLKEATIFENKPKIIASFKDGKYTGSYTKVFSLLLNKNTTIPSVKLSYFNKLENKVITKETKSFVIEVENKNENITPVTLEKKNNSVQNMTQIKVVEKSSIKDNILYFSLGIISTLLIFGLYYYVIKQKEKKEFNDRPLLKKIKASSSSNDLLKILSPFIKTNSSLDKLIFDLEKQGDFKTLKKEIIKLLKQIELKG; translated from the coding sequence GTGATTAGATTTTTAATAATATTAATAACTCTTGTTACAATATCTTTTTCTAATGTAAAAATAGAGATTCCTTCTTCTATAATAAAAGGTGAGTCTTTACTTTTTGCTATTGAAGCAAGTGGGGATGATATAATTTTCCCTGAAATCAAAGAGATAGATGGTTTTACAGTTGATGTAATACAATCTTATAATTCTACTAATATAATAAACTCAAGAATAACAAAAAAAATCAAAAAAGTTTATTCTTTGCAACCTACAAGTGATATAACTCTTCCTCCCTTAGAATTTAAAATTGATGATAAACTTTATATCACAAAAATCAAAGAAGTTAAATTAGTAAATGCTAAGAAGACTAAATCAGAATTATTTGATTTAACAATTAAAACTAATAAAAATGATGTTTATGTTGGTGAAGATATTATTTTAACAGTTGTTTTTAAATACAAAAAACACTCACAAATAGTTGATTTATCATTTGAACAGCCAAACTTTAATAACTTTTGGTTCAAACAACTAAATAGTTCAAAGCAGTATGAAGATGGAAATTTTGTTGTACAAGAATTAAACTTTTTATTATTCCCTCTAAAAGCTGGACTATTAGAAATAACACCAATGATAATACATACACAAATGGTAGATCCTAGAAAAAGTGCTTATGCAATGTTTTCAAATGGGTTGAGTACTTTTAAAGTTTATTCAAATGCTTTAGATCTTAAGGCAAAGGATTTACCTTCTGGTGTTGATTTAATAGGTGATTTTGATATAGAAGCCAAGCTTGATAAAACAAAAGTAAAAAAGGGTGAATCTATTTCTTATCGACTAAAAGTTGATGGAGTAGGAAATATTGATGATATAAAAGATATTAAATTAGATTTAAAAGAAGCTACAATTTTTGAAAATAAACCTAAAATAATAGCTTCTTTTAAAGATGGAAAATATACTGGATCTTATACAAAAGTTTTCTCACTTTTATTAAATAAAAATACAACAATTCCTTCTGTAAAACTATCTTATTTCAATAAATTAGAAAACAAAGTTATTACAAAAGAAACAAAATCATTTGTAATAGAAGTTGAAAATAAAAATGAAAACATCACTCCTGTTACACTAGAGAAAAAGAATAATAGTGTGCAAAATATGACTCAAATAAAAGTTGTAGAAAAAAGCTCAATAAAAGATAATATTTTATATTTTTCTTTGGGTATTATTAGTACATTATTAATATTTGGTTTATATTATTATGTTATAAAACAGAAAGAAAAAAAAGAGTTTAATGATAGGCCACTATTAAAGAAAATAAAAGCCTCTTCTTCAAGTAATGATTTATTAAAAATCTTATCTCCTTTTATTAAAACAAATTCTTCTTTGGATAAGTTGATTTTTGATTTAGAAAAGCAGGGTGATTTTAAAACATTAAAAAAAGAAATTATTAAACTACTCAAACAAATAGAATTAAAAGGATAA
- the fliI gene encoding flagellar protein export ATPase FliI — MDLDSFIDSIDSTNLAIAFGRIKHISTTTVTAVGLEVAVGDIVKIESVQHLYTVLGMVASIDSESFTIVPFSFIEGFRIHDKVYLQKEGLSVKCGYGLLGRVVNALGEPIDDKGKPQELRENSAINKLSMPPLERGIIDEKFSTGVKSIDSMLTSGKGQKVGIFAGSGVGKSTLMGMIVKGCEAQIKVIALIGERGREIPEFIHYNLDNNLENTVIVAATSDESALMRKYGAFTAMAIAEFFRDKGHDVLLMMDSVTRFAMAQREIGLSTGEPPVSRGYPPSVFALLPQLMERAGNNDKGSLTAFFTVLVDGDDMNDPVADQSRSILDGHIVLTRELTEQGFYPPINLLKSASRVMDKVVNNEHYNDFLKLKRVLSLIKENEVLVRVGAYKPGMDAELDAAMAKKEKIREFLTQSTQERYNFNEIVAMFRKVLE; from the coding sequence ATGGATTTAGATAGTTTTATAGATAGTATTGACTCAACAAACTTAGCCATTGCATTTGGACGAATTAAACACATTTCAACAACAACAGTTACAGCTGTAGGTTTAGAAGTAGCAGTTGGTGATATTGTAAAAATTGAATCTGTACAGCACTTATATACGGTTTTGGGAATGGTTGCTTCAATTGATAGTGAATCTTTTACAATTGTACCATTTTCATTTATTGAAGGTTTTAGAATTCATGATAAAGTTTACCTTCAAAAAGAAGGTTTATCTGTTAAGTGTGGTTATGGATTATTAGGAAGAGTTGTAAATGCTTTGGGTGAGCCTATTGATGATAAAGGTAAACCTCAAGAATTAAGAGAGAATTCTGCAATTAATAAACTTTCAATGCCTCCACTAGAGAGAGGAATAATTGATGAAAAATTCTCAACTGGTGTTAAATCTATTGATTCAATGTTAACTTCTGGAAAAGGGCAAAAAGTTGGTATTTTTGCAGGTTCAGGAGTTGGTAAATCAACACTTATGGGAATGATTGTTAAAGGTTGTGAAGCTCAAATTAAAGTTATAGCTTTAATTGGGGAAAGAGGGCGTGAAATTCCTGAATTTATTCATTATAATTTAGATAATAATTTAGAAAATACCGTAATTGTTGCAGCTACTTCAGATGAATCGGCTCTAATGAGAAAATATGGAGCTTTTACTGCTATGGCAATTGCTGAGTTCTTTAGAGATAAAGGTCATGATGTTTTACTTATGATGGATTCTGTTACAAGATTTGCAATGGCTCAAAGAGAGATTGGATTAAGTACTGGTGAACCACCTGTAAGTCGTGGTTATCCGCCTTCAGTGTTTGCTTTATTACCTCAATTAATGGAGAGAGCTGGAAATAATGATAAAGGTTCATTAACTGCATTTTTTACTGTATTAGTTGATGGTGATGATATGAATGATCCCGTTGCTGATCAGAGTAGATCTATTTTAGATGGGCATATTGTTTTAACAAGAGAATTAACTGAACAGGGTTTTTATCCTCCAATTAATCTTCTAAAATCAGCTTCAAGGGTAATGGACAAAGTTGTTAATAATGAACATTATAATGACTTTTTAAAGTTAAAAAGAGTATTATCTTTAATAAAGGAAAACGAAGTTTTAGTTAGAGTTGGGGCATATAAACCTGGCATGGATGCTGAACTTGACGCTGCAATGGCTAAAAAAGAGAAAATTAGAGAATTTTTAACTCAAAGTACTCAAGAACGTTACAATTTTAATGAAATTGTAGCAATGTTTAGAAAGGTTTTAGAATGA
- a CDS encoding molybdopterin-dependent oxidoreductase: MNSNKKVACPLDCYDACQGENIDGNIKGSNENITNKKLCVNFASLLKEDNLKSAKYKNEDISLEKALDILEEKLKSTEAEKSIYYNGSGNLGLMQSAPKNFFTQYGSALTKGSLCDGGGGAGIEASRGAVINPSIDKLLDADVIIVWGRNFSVTSSHLYNQVKDKTFITIDPITTPIAKKSELHMKVNPKTDYELALFLTRLAFMNRAEDEEFLEEYTEGSDWFFDIAKNRPLVSYEATTGVSLDEAYKLFDMVEGKSVAIMLGLGVQKYLEGSQITRCIDGFAAYMGYHNPNTAGGLWYLSDSGYGYDKQFAIKGKNKKIAVPEVDFGNYELSFIQGANPVVSAPNTQAVIDGLKKSFVVFFGTTYNDTCEYADLIIPSCSFLSKKDVRLSYGNRHKSLSYIQKDKEEGTISEYELASYLIEKFDYQALCSEDEAFEYYKDKEVEYPTLETFEFIEDIEVEPLYKDKTEDNFYLITAKSKSSLNSQFKIDNNVYLHESTGYSNGDIVKISSKYGEAQFTVSLSNDIKESCAFFFAGNKNTNYLTPNKEDEDSNSAMFQEVLINIELS; encoded by the coding sequence TTGAATTCAAATAAAAAAGTAGCATGTCCATTAGACTGTTATGATGCTTGTCAAGGTGAAAATATTGATGGTAATATAAAAGGTTCTAATGAGAATATTACTAATAAAAAACTATGTGTGAACTTTGCTTCTTTATTAAAAGAAGATAATTTAAAAAGTGCAAAATATAAAAATGAAGATATTTCTTTAGAAAAAGCTCTTGATATTTTAGAAGAGAAATTAAAAAGTACAGAAGCTGAAAAAAGTATTTATTATAATGGAAGTGGAAACTTAGGATTAATGCAAAGTGCTCCTAAAAACTTCTTTACTCAATATGGTTCAGCTTTAACAAAAGGTAGTTTATGTGATGGTGGTGGAGGTGCTGGAATTGAAGCATCTAGAGGTGCTGTGATTAATCCTAGTATTGATAAATTATTAGATGCTGATGTAATTATAGTATGGGGAAGAAACTTCTCAGTAACATCATCTCATTTATATAATCAAGTAAAAGATAAAACATTTATTACTATTGATCCAATTACTACACCAATTGCAAAAAAATCAGAGCTTCATATGAAAGTTAATCCTAAAACAGATTATGAATTGGCTCTGTTTTTAACTAGATTAGCATTTATGAATAGAGCTGAAGATGAAGAGTTTTTAGAGGAGTATACAGAAGGTTCTGATTGGTTTTTTGATATTGCTAAAAATAGACCTTTAGTATCTTATGAAGCAACAACAGGTGTATCACTAGATGAGGCATATAAACTTTTTGATATGGTTGAAGGTAAAAGCGTAGCTATTATGTTAGGTCTTGGAGTTCAGAAGTATCTTGAAGGCTCTCAGATTACTAGATGTATTGATGGTTTTGCAGCTTACATGGGATATCATAATCCAAATACAGCTGGTGGCCTTTGGTATTTAAGTGATTCAGGTTATGGATATGATAAACAGTTTGCAATAAAAGGTAAAAATAAAAAGATTGCAGTTCCAGAAGTTGATTTTGGAAATTATGAACTTTCTTTTATTCAAGGTGCAAACCCAGTTGTTTCTGCTCCTAATACTCAAGCTGTAATAGATGGATTAAAAAAATCATTTGTTGTATTTTTTGGTACAACATATAATGATACATGTGAATATGCAGATTTAATTATTCCTTCATGTTCATTCCTTTCTAAAAAAGATGTAAGATTATCTTATGGAAATAGACATAAGTCTTTATCTTATATTCAAAAAGACAAAGAAGAAGGAACAATTAGTGAGTATGAATTAGCTTCTTATTTAATTGAAAAGTTTGATTATCAAGCATTATGTTCTGAAGATGAAGCTTTTGAATATTATAAAGATAAAGAAGTGGAATATCCTACTTTAGAAACATTTGAATTTATTGAAGATATTGAAGTTGAACCTTTATACAAAGATAAAACAGAAGATAACTTCTATTTAATCACTGCTAAAAGTAAAAGCTCTTTAAACTCACAATTTAAGATTGATAATAATGTATATTTACATGAATCAACTGGATATAGTAATGGTGATATAGTTAAAATATCTTCAAAATATGGAGAAGCACAATTTACTGTTAGCTTATCAAATGATATAAAAGAGTCATGTGCTTTCTTTTTTGCTGGAAACAAGAATACAAACTACCTAACACCAAATAAAGAAGATGAAGATTCAAACTCGGCTATGTTCCAAGAGGTTTTAATTAACATTGAATTATCGTAA
- the flgL gene encoding flagellar hook-associated protein FlgL, which produces MINQTQQTLYHLDNLNAEQKRISYQTSTGKKLENGSDDSVLYSREIFVDDKIKTFEGIQTQITRTNVHNDVSDSALTEVKRLMEQVKSELLKANTDTTTPEGKKSIAISISGVKQNILDLANSRVDGEYLFAGSDSSVKPFIEDANGNVTYNGDNQLRKIAVEEGSYRDKGVNGFDMMMYSSDVATKGDPNLSFKESDRIIDQDGSEWKLDATKTNIVKYDLDGNVTTTTLPVTNNAATPPVYTANVGTADGTKFEAKTNIFEALNSVINALNKVDTAGNPVSDAVADAALNTGINEINDSYDAINVAHAELGGRNKVFELSQEKVTAKLTQYNVLSIEIGAADLSKLAVESKALELTYTALYSTINKTNQLSLVNFLR; this is translated from the coding sequence ATGATTAATCAAACACAACAGACTTTATATCATTTAGATAATTTAAATGCTGAGCAAAAAAGAATTTCTTATCAAACTAGTACTGGAAAAAAACTAGAAAATGGTAGTGATGATTCTGTACTTTACTCAAGAGAAATTTTTGTTGATGACAAAATAAAAACTTTTGAAGGTATTCAAACTCAAATAACTAGAACAAATGTTCATAACGATGTTTCTGATTCTGCTTTAACAGAAGTTAAAAGATTAATGGAACAAGTAAAAAGCGAACTTTTAAAAGCAAACACTGATACAACAACGCCAGAGGGTAAAAAATCTATTGCTATTAGTATTTCTGGAGTTAAACAAAATATTCTTGACTTGGCAAATAGTAGAGTAGATGGCGAATATTTATTTGCAGGTTCTGATTCTTCTGTTAAACCATTTATTGAAGATGCAAATGGTAATGTTACTTATAATGGTGATAACCAGTTAAGAAAAATTGCAGTGGAAGAAGGTTCTTACCGAGATAAGGGTGTAAATGGCTTTGATATGATGATGTATTCATCAGACGTGGCTACAAAAGGTGACCCAAATTTAAGTTTCAAAGAAAGTGATAGGATTATCGATCAAGATGGTTCTGAATGGAAACTTGATGCAACTAAAACTAATATCGTTAAATATGATTTAGATGGTAATGTTACTACAACAACACTACCTGTAACTAATAATGCTGCAACACCACCTGTTTATACAGCGAATGTTGGAACAGCAGATGGAACAAAATTTGAAGCAAAAACTAATATTTTTGAAGCTTTAAATAGTGTAATTAATGCTTTAAATAAAGTTGATACAGCAGGAAACCCTGTTAGTGATGCAGTTGCAGATGCAGCTTTAAATACTGGTATTAATGAAATCAATGATTCTTATGATGCAATTAACGTTGCCCATGCAGAACTTGGTGGAAGAAACAAAGTATTCGAATTATCACAAGAGAAAGTTACAGCAAAACTTACTCAGTACAATGTATTATCTATAGAAATTGGAGCAGCAGATTTATCAAAACTAGCTGTTGAATCAAAAGCATTAGAATTAACATACACAGCATTATATTCAACAATTAACAAAACTAATCAATTGTCATTAGTTAATTTTCTTAGATAA
- the flhA gene encoding flagellar biosynthesis protein FlhA, with translation MNFKKIFTKDLFIVALFVAILTIIIVPLSKGMLDFFLVISLSLSLLILLISLYIQKPSDLTTFPTIILILALFRLSLNIATTRSILSEGHNGPDAVSSIISAFGDFVVGGNMVIGVIVFIILVLINFMVVTKGATRVAEVTARFTLDSMPGKQMAIDADLNAGFIDDKEAQVRRKSLISEASFYGAMDGSSKFVKGDAVAGIIITLVNLIGGLLIGLFQHDLTVSESGRIYTILTIGDGLVAQLPALILSTATAIIITRSNMDEDKFANQSIMQLAKDSKSLVLVGMGMILFGFVPGFPAGILVFMGLLMIFIGYTINLIEQDVDNALTRFFKTEPEKKKAKISDNVDVIKEKKKQASAANDEQTIETIMKLEVLELKLGIRLLQLVQGNSELLDKIKAIRKTIATELGFIIPQIRISDDASLSPNEYQLYLKRIPLVKGRVEIDKLLAMGGLGNEKLPGLKVKEPVFNLEATWIAQHLKEEALMKGFTVVDAPTIISTHISEVIKKHSEDIITRQDIVDIVDRLKKDFPIVVEEAMKVTSYGSLLKVSKDLLHEKIPIVDMLTIIEAIADIAEFTKAPDVLLEHVRSKLYRLITQKFLDNDGILHIVTIKPELEQQFIGKLQDQHGASQLMLSIAEINNLVTHTKSLIEQIEAKGFNKVAMVVDPVLRKRISEIYEKFGLQVAVISHAELDSKANFAIEGTLDF, from the coding sequence ATGAATTTTAAAAAGATATTTACAAAAGATTTATTTATTGTTGCATTATTTGTAGCAATTTTAACGATTATCATCGTCCCTTTATCAAAAGGGATGCTGGATTTTTTCTTGGTAATATCTTTATCTTTATCATTATTAATCCTATTAATTTCACTGTATATTCAGAAACCTTCTGATTTAACTACTTTCCCAACTATTATTCTTATTCTTGCACTGTTTAGACTGTCCTTGAATATTGCAACTACAAGGTCAATTTTAAGTGAGGGACACAATGGTCCTGATGCGGTAAGTTCTATTATCTCAGCCTTTGGTGACTTTGTTGTTGGTGGAAATATGGTAATTGGGGTTATTGTATTTATTATTCTAGTTCTTATTAACTTTATGGTTGTTACTAAGGGTGCAACAAGGGTTGCGGAAGTTACTGCAAGATTTACACTTGATTCAATGCCTGGTAAACAAATGGCAATTGATGCGGATTTAAATGCAGGATTTATTGATGATAAAGAAGCGCAAGTGAGAAGAAAGTCTTTAATTTCTGAAGCTAGTTTCTATGGGGCAATGGATGGATCGTCTAAGTTCGTAAAAGGTGATGCTGTTGCTGGTATTATTATTACTTTAGTTAACCTAATTGGTGGATTATTAATTGGTCTATTCCAGCATGATTTAACAGTATCTGAAAGTGGTAGAATTTATACTATTTTAACTATTGGTGATGGATTAGTAGCTCAATTACCTGCTTTAATTTTATCAACTGCAACTGCTATTATTATTACTAGATCTAATATGGATGAAGATAAATTTGCTAATCAATCTATTATGCAACTTGCTAAAGATTCTAAATCACTAGTGTTAGTTGGTATGGGTATGATTTTATTTGGATTTGTTCCTGGATTCCCTGCTGGTATTTTAGTATTTATGGGATTATTAATGATATTTATTGGATACACAATAAATCTTATAGAACAAGATGTTGATAATGCATTAACTAGATTCTTTAAAACTGAACCTGAAAAGAAAAAAGCTAAAATTAGTGATAATGTTGATGTTATAAAAGAGAAGAAAAAACAAGCAAGTGCTGCTAATGACGAACAGACTATTGAAACTATTATGAAGCTTGAAGTTCTTGAGTTAAAATTAGGAATTAGATTACTTCAATTAGTTCAAGGTAACTCAGAATTATTAGACAAAATTAAAGCTATTAGAAAAACAATTGCAACAGAACTTGGATTTATTATTCCTCAAATTAGAATCTCTGATGATGCTAGTTTATCACCTAATGAATATCAATTATATTTAAAAAGAATTCCTTTAGTAAAAGGACGAGTTGAGATTGATAAATTATTAGCAATGGGTGGTTTAGGTAATGAAAAACTTCCAGGTTTAAAAGTAAAAGAACCTGTATTTAATTTAGAAGCAACTTGGATTGCACAACATTTAAAAGAAGAAGCCTTAATGAAAGGTTTTACTGTTGTTGATGCTCCTACAATTATCTCTACACATATCTCAGAAGTAATTAAAAAACACTCTGAAGATATTATTACTAGACAAGATATTGTAGATATTGTTGATAGATTGAAAAAAGATTTCCCTATTGTAGTTGAAGAAGCTATGAAAGTTACTTCTTATGGTTCATTACTAAAAGTATCTAAAGACTTATTACATGAGAAGATACCTATTGTAGATATGCTTACAATTATTGAAGCAATTGCAGATATTGCAGAGTTTACAAAAGCTCCTGATGTATTATTAGAGCATGTAAGATCTAAGTTATATAGATTAATTACTCAGAAGTTTTTAGATAATGATGGTATTTTACATATTGTTACTATTAAACCAGAGTTAGAACAACAATTTATTGGAAAACTACAAGATCAACATGGAGCTAGTCAGCTTATGTTATCAATTGCTGAGATCAATAATCTTGTGACACATACAAAATCTTTAATTGAACAAATAGAAGCTAAAGGTTTCAATAAAGTTGCAATGGTAGTTGATCCTGTTTTAAGAAAAAGAATTTCAGAAATATACGAAAAATTTGGCCTTCAAGTTGCAGTTATATCCCATGCGGAACTTGATTCAAAAGCAAACTTTGCTATTGAAGGTACATTAGACTTTTAG
- a CDS encoding HlyD family secretion protein: protein MKVLLFCFLLINSLMASEYYAKLEPFENYKVKSSVSGKVTFSNEKVEGSFANNSVVVQIDSKVNKIELEQSKKKLKLFNEMIKIENTNYKRLKSISSKSAFEKDTQKLKVVNLESSKADIIVKIETLKDSISNKKLVEKSNYIFNISVKKDDYVTPGTLLYESKDLSKAKLEFFVPISNVESIKNKVIYLDGKKTDLKINKVYEVADSSHISSYKVKIVLDNVKVFSRLVKIEFK, encoded by the coding sequence ATGAAAGTATTACTATTTTGTTTTTTATTAATTAATAGCCTTATGGCAAGTGAATATTACGCAAAACTTGAGCCTTTTGAAAATTATAAAGTGAAGTCTTCAGTTTCTGGGAAAGTAACTTTCTCAAATGAAAAAGTAGAAGGTTCTTTTGCAAATAATAGTGTTGTTGTTCAAATAGATTCTAAAGTAAATAAAATTGAATTAGAACAATCAAAAAAGAAATTAAAACTATTTAATGAAATGATTAAGATTGAAAATACAAACTATAAGAGATTAAAAAGTATTTCTTCTAAATCTGCTTTTGAAAAAGATACTCAAAAATTAAAAGTTGTTAATTTAGAATCTAGTAAAGCTGATATTATAGTAAAAATTGAAACACTAAAAGATAGTATTTCTAATAAAAAATTAGTTGAAAAATCAAACTATATTTTTAATATTTCAGTAAAAAAAGATGACTATGTAACTCCTGGGACTTTATTATATGAATCAAAAGACTTATCAAAAGCAAAATTAGAGTTTTTTGTTCCTATTTCAAATGTAGAAAGTATTAAAAATAAAGTTATATATTTAGATGGAAAGAAAACAGATTTAAAAATCAATAAAGTATATGAAGTTGCAGATTCTTCTCATATTTCATCTTATAAAGTAAAAATAGTTTTAGATAATGTGAAAGTATTCTCAAGGTTGGTAAAAATTGAATTCAAATAA
- a CDS encoding MFS transporter, translated as MNYRKLFREHKVIRDLSLVQFIAYFGAWFSNVAIYTMLVEFGSTELAISVVAAMHFIPAVIIAPFSGAIIDRFKIKPLMVSLLSIELIMTLCFLTIDNQNDIWLLMIFIFVRMSAASMFFSTEMSLLAKLLNGKALQQVNEIHSIIWSFTYAAGMAMSGIIVNFVGIKIAFIIDSMFFLVALIVFINIDFKVKASIVQDKIWELIKDGFLYIKNNRIILHLIFLHSCVGLTSFDTLVTLLAKNEYKYVIAVPLAIGISNATRAVALMIGPVFISKYVNKNNLHYVLILQGIAIILWGLTQFNFYVSLFTIFFTGFFTTILWSFTYALLQDQCDEKYLGRVISYNDMFFMMACVLTTLFIGLMASLTSLAIITSILGLGFILFAFYYTRILKWI; from the coding sequence TTGAATTATCGTAAACTCTTCCGTGAACATAAGGTAATTAGGGATTTATCTTTAGTTCAATTTATTGCATACTTTGGTGCATGGTTTTCTAACGTAGCTATTTATACAATGTTAGTTGAGTTTGGTTCTACTGAACTTGCTATTTCCGTTGTTGCTGCGATGCACTTTATTCCTGCTGTAATAATTGCACCTTTCTCTGGTGCGATTATTGATAGATTTAAAATCAAACCTTTAATGGTTTCCTTATTATCCATTGAACTTATTATGACTTTATGTTTTTTAACCATAGATAATCAAAATGATATTTGGCTTTTAATGATATTTATATTTGTTCGTATGAGTGCTGCATCTATGTTTTTCTCAACTGAAATGTCTTTATTAGCAAAATTATTAAATGGAAAAGCTTTACAACAAGTAAATGAAATTCATTCAATTATATGGTCTTTTACTTATGCTGCAGGAATGGCAATGAGTGGAATAATAGTAAATTTTGTAGGTATTAAAATTGCTTTTATTATTGATTCAATGTTTTTTCTTGTTGCTTTAATAGTCTTTATAAATATTGATTTTAAAGTAAAAGCTTCTATTGTTCAAGATAAAATATGGGAGCTTATAAAAGATGGTTTTCTTTATATTAAAAACAATAGAATTATTCTTCATTTAATATTTTTGCATTCATGTGTGGGATTAACTTCTTTTGATACTTTAGTTACATTACTTGCAAAAAATGAGTATAAATATGTAATAGCAGTACCTTTAGCTATTGGTATTTCAAATGCAACTAGAGCTGTTGCCTTAATGATAGGTCCTGTATTTATATCAAAATATGTGAATAAGAATAATTTACATTATGTACTAATTCTTCAAGGTATAGCTATTATATTATGGGGACTTACTCAGTTTAATTTTTATGTATCATTATTCACTATTTTCTTTACTGGATTTTTTACTACTATTCTTTGGTCCTTTACTTATGCTTTATTACAAGATCAGTGTGATGAGAAGTATTTAGGGAGAGTAATTTCTTATAATGATATGTTTTTTATGATGGCTTGTGTGCTTACAACATTATTTATTGGGTTAATGGCAAGTTTAACTTCACTTGCTATAATTACGAGCATATTAGGATTAGGATTTATCCTTTTCGCTTTTTATTATACAAGGATATTAAAGTGGATATAA